The nucleotide sequence ATACCGGTATTAAAGTGTGCCGAAGGACCGTTCTTTAATGCTTTTTGCAAAGAATCTTTGGCAGCCCCGAGCTCTTCCTTAGGGATGATGTTATGATAAAGCAAGGTAGAGAATAGGGTTTGGCGGTTTATTTTTTTAGTCACCGCTTTGTCCCAAAATTCATTTTTAATCAATTCCCTTAAATGTTCGGCAAGTGCGGCATATTTTAATTCGTTTTCTTTATCGCCCATTACCTTTGCGAAGGTTTCCATGATTTCAGCGCATTGCAGGTAGTGCGCAGTACCGGTCAATTGTACTGGAACGGGCTCTAGGGATTCGTGATCGCTCAAGCCGTTATTTACTAAGCCTTCCGGATGAATACGAGCTACTTTGTCCATCCATTCCTTATTCTTTGAATAGAGTTCTTTAACGAATGCTACATCATTGTAATAGAGGTAGATGTAATACTGTGTGGTGAGGTAGGCAGACTCCCAACTGATTCCACAATATGCAACGCCCGCAAAAGGCGCGGTGTCTACGAAGGAGGAATCCTTCATGGCATCGATCCAATCGTAGACGGTTTTTTTATAAATGTCCTGCATATCATAATTGTTGATATACGATTCACTGGTCGCGTTCAAATCGCCGCCGTACCCGAACTTCTCCCGTGCGGCACAATCCGATTGTACGCTGATCAAGTTGGTGACAAATGACCTCCTTGTAATCTCTTGAATGCTATTGAGCAACTCTGATGAACTATTGAACTCACCGGCTTCGGAAACATGGGTGTGCATCAACAAACCATGTACGTCAGAAACGGCAGGCGCCTTCTCTAGTCCCTTAACTTCCATATATCGGTAAACGTGATAGGTGAATTCGGGTTCAAACCACGAAGGGGACTCCTTGCCTACGATATAGCTGTCCGTCTGCCATGCGATTTCCGGGGCACCGGGGCCACCAATGCCTTTTTTCTTTATTTGACCTATTACGGTGGTCATGGGGTTTAACGTTCCATCATCGTAGATACGCTCTCCAAACCTGAAATTTATGGTGTCGCCGACTTTGCCACTTAACTTGATTTTATACGTGCCCGTGAAATTCACGCCCATATCAATCACATAAGTTCCTTTTTCGGGATTGGTAATGGCTACGGGGGTTATGGTTTGGGTGACTTGTACAGGAGGGAAGAATGCCTGCTGTAGTTTTCCGCCAGGACCTTTGTCCGGTATGGCCTTTGACCAAGAGGCGTCGTTAAAACCGGGCTGGTTCCAGTTCTCTATTTCTTGCTTTGCATCATACACGGTACCGAGGTAAACACTGTTTTTCTGGATGGGACCATACGTATATTTCCAGGTGTTGTCGGTATTGATGGTGTCGGTCTCCCCGTTTTTATACGCTACGACAAGTTGCGCTATAAAAGTGGGTTTGCCTACGGTAAGGTCGGTTCTTAGGTTTCGCCTGCCCCATTTTCTTAGGGGGAGCGGATTATAAAAACCGTTGCCAAGAATAACGCCAAGGCAATTGCTTCCTTCTTTTAGTTGTTGGGTGATTTCGTATGCGGTGTAATAGGTTCTTTTGCTATAGTCCGTCCATGCGGGATCCAATACATTTTTCCCAATAGCTTCCCCGTTTATGCTGCCTTTATAATATCCTGCGGACGTGATATAAAGTGTAGCCTTGGAAATTTCTCCCTTCGATTTAAATTCCTTTCTAAAAATTGGAGCAGGGTGGGCGAGGTATAATAAGGAATCGGCTGTTGGAATTTCACGCCCATAAGTTATCCACTCCGCATTGGTAAATGCCTTTTCCTCTGAAGATAAAAGTGGATCGCCACTGAATTTCGCTCCCTCGTTTTTTGCTGGCTCAAGTAAAGCGAGGTCTTTCTTGTCAAGTAGGGCAGGTGCTTCGTCATTACTGTCGAAGCCGTAAAAGGTAAGTAGACAGACCAAAACACCGGCTCCTATTAGGAACAGGTCATGGTTTACTTTTTTTCGTTTCATTTTTTCCATATTCTAGTGTGTAATTTCCTTAAAAATGTAATCTGCCCGTAGGTCGGTTTTTAATAGTGTTGATGGCTTAAGGAGCTATTACGTGTGCATCTCCCCAGTTTCCAAAAACCTTTTTTCCGGTGAACTCCAACAAGATAAAATCGAGACCTTTTACATCGATATCGATTTCTATCTTATCACCTCTTTTCATTTTCTTACTATCGAATAGCACCCGGCCTCCAAATCGTTCTTCGACCATGACCTTAAACTGGCCCGTAGCATCTTTGGGGGAACTTTTATCCAAGGAAACAATGGCCTTGAACCTTGCGGCCTTTCCGTTAAGTCGGTACATGGTAGAGGACTTGCTTTTGGCCCCAAGCCCTTTCTTGTATTTTCGACCTTTGATCTTAATGGGTTTTCCATTGAAATTGGCGTCCATTACCGGGGCATTGCCTTTCTTCAACATATAATAGATATCGCTTAGGTAGGTAATACCCGCTTGGGTGACTGTATATGCCTCTTCAGGAATTGGGGCGGGCCCTTTGACCGGCGTAGCGCCCTTGCTTCCGATTTTTAGTAGCACATGTTCGTGTTTGCCTAGACCGTTTGCCGTAAAGGAATTATCGAATTCGCCAAGGTCGTTCTTAAGCCATACATCTCTTACCTTTTGCTTTCCTTGGAGTCCGATAGTATTGAACTGCACGGTTATATCGGTTTTTTTACTTCCCTTATTGAGCATTAAGACGGCGGTAGTACCATCGGAAAGCGGTTTGTTGTAAATCTCTACACTATCCTTGTCAAATACTTTGTAGCCTTGGTGGGCCCTAGCATCTTGATTGATGGCGATGACCTCCGCAGCTAAAAGTATTTTCTTGGTTTCTTCAGTCATTTTGCTCAGATCGTTTCCGGCCATAATAGGGGCGGCCAGTATACTCCAAAGGCTAAAATGGACCTTGTCTTCCAAGGTGGTCTTAAGGTTGCCGACCTGGAGCATATCGGGATCGTTCCAGCTATCGGGTCCGGCGAATTGCCATAAACCTTGGAAGGCAGGATGGATGGAGCCATCGCCTCCAGAAGTGTTGGCACAATTATAGACGGAACGTATAGTAGGGTAAATATCACCGGAGGTACGCCAAAGCTGGCCATAGTTTTTACCGCCCCATGCCCATGCGCCACTTCCAAAATCCGAAATGCTTAATACCATGGGTCTGCGGGTATGTACAATGGCTTGATGATAGACGTCTAAATCCTCACTGGACAAGCGACCGTTTTTTATGGCAAAACAAGCGTCTAGTTTAATGTAGTCGACGCCCCAAGAAGCAAACGAATCCATATCCGTCTGTTCGTGCTCAAAACTACCGGGTAAATTTTGACAGGTGAGGTCGCCCCTGCATTCGTAAATACCATATTTAAGTCCTTTGCTATGAATGTAATCGCCTATGGCTTTCATACCGCCGGGAAACTTTACGGGATCTGCTACCAGTTGACCTGCCTCATTTCTTTCGGCGGCCATCCATGCATCATCAATAACTAAATATTCATAACCGGCGTCCCTCATACCGGAAGTGACCATAATATCGGCCATGTTCATGATTTTCTTTTCGTCGATATCTTTTTCAAAGGCATTCCAACTATTCCAGCCCATAGGGGGGGTAGGGGTTAGATAATCGCTGTTGTACGTGGCTACATGTTTTACCACTGGCTTAAATTTTTTATTGCTATCAAGCAGGTCTAGCATGGCGTTGGCCATAGATTTGCCTACGAGCAAGTAAGATTCTGCATTTCTGCACCAATGGTAGATTTGCTTGGAAGGCGAATCTTCAATATCACGCCAAAAATCCCTAGTTTCAACAACGGCGACATTTTCTTTGAATTCGGGATAATCGGCCATGGCCAACTGCGCGTTCATTAAAGATAGTCCCAAGGGGTTTTTGTCTTCCCATCCCTTCATGCCGGTAGTGGCGATTACAAAAGGGAGTTCGGGACTCCCAAGGTCGTTTCTGACATCTTTTATAAGGTGTTTTAAGTTAGATTCATAGGCTGCATTTGCCTTTTTATTGGCTCGGTCATTCCAACCTTGGTGCCATCCAAAACCTGAAACCTCATAGCCTTCGCCTTTATACCCGGGTACATATTGGTCTAGGTTTCTCAGTACCTTATAAACCGTAGACATCATTTGTACATAGTAATACCCGGTATCTTTAGGCTGTGAGGGGACACGGTTATAGCCTTGTTCCCCGGCCGCACTCGGTGGGCAGAAGTCAACTGCCAGGCTTTTACCGCCCCAGGCTGTTTTTATGAGGAGTACCTTGTTCTTAAAGTGGTCGCCCATAACATTGCCGAACTCTAGTTCTGGCCCTATGGTGTGCTTGAAGGCACCGTAGCCGGTACTCAACCTCCCGGTCTTTATAGCGTCGAATTTATCCCAAGTGTAAATGAAGACATCGTCTCTTTCACTCCACTTTCCGTCTTTGCTCTTTAGATGTTGGAATTCGCCATTTTTATCATTGGCGACCACCCATTTGAGATTGCCTTTCTCTCCTTTTTCCATTTCACCATGGCCTTGCATATTCGATTGTCCTGCAAGAATAAAGACCTTTACCGGTTCTTGGGCCGCGACCCGTGTTAGGGAAAGAAATAACAGTAGTAAAAGCGATGTAAAAAAAGGATTTGTACTTGATTTGGTCATAGGGGGTATGGGCTTGGCAGTGATTTAATTATTGGTGTAGAAATAGCGGATTCTACAGCTGTTTCCGGCTCGTTTCGGGTC is from Zobellia galactanivorans and encodes:
- a CDS encoding family 78 glycoside hydrolase catalytic domain, whose amino-acid sequence is MKRKKVNHDLFLIGAGVLVCLLTFYGFDSNDEAPALLDKKDLALLEPAKNEGAKFSGDPLLSSEEKAFTNAEWITYGREIPTADSLLYLAHPAPIFRKEFKSKGEISKATLYITSAGYYKGSINGEAIGKNVLDPAWTDYSKRTYYTAYEITQQLKEGSNCLGVILGNGFYNPLPLRKWGRRNLRTDLTVGKPTFIAQLVVAYKNGETDTINTDNTWKYTYGPIQKNSVYLGTVYDAKQEIENWNQPGFNDASWSKAIPDKGPGGKLQQAFFPPVQVTQTITPVAITNPEKGTYVIDMGVNFTGTYKIKLSGKVGDTINFRFGERIYDDGTLNPMTTVIGQIKKKGIGGPGAPEIAWQTDSYIVGKESPSWFEPEFTYHVYRYMEVKGLEKAPAVSDVHGLLMHTHVSEAGEFNSSSELLNSIQEITRRSFVTNLISVQSDCAAREKFGYGGDLNATSESYINNYDMQDIYKKTVYDWIDAMKDSSFVDTAPFAGVAYCGISWESAYLTTQYYIYLYYNDVAFVKELYSKNKEWMDKVARIHPEGLVNNGLSDHESLEPVPVQLTGTAHYLQCAEIMETFAKVMGDKENELKYAALAEHLRELIKNEFWDKAVTKKINRQTLFSTLLYHNIIPKEELGAAKDSLQKALKNGPSAHFNTGIFGTKYILEAASKNLSPEVVFDVVNSKAFPGWGFMVDNGATTLWETWKESDNTFSNNHPMFGSVSEWFYRWLGGIRPDPEHPGFKKFVLAPSTPEGLEFVNTKYNSPYGSIVSNWKKLSANSYEYSIEIPKGTTAKISLALDASQKITVLKEGVQLKSKKRKALKTGNFDLEEGQYAIIVSPKA
- a CDS encoding sialate O-acetylesterase, with product MTKSSTNPFFTSLLLLLFLSLTRVAAQEPVKVFILAGQSNMQGHGEMEKGEKGNLKWVVANDKNGEFQHLKSKDGKWSERDDVFIYTWDKFDAIKTGRLSTGYGAFKHTIGPELEFGNVMGDHFKNKVLLIKTAWGGKSLAVDFCPPSAAGEQGYNRVPSQPKDTGYYYVQMMSTVYKVLRNLDQYVPGYKGEGYEVSGFGWHQGWNDRANKKANAAYESNLKHLIKDVRNDLGSPELPFVIATTGMKGWEDKNPLGLSLMNAQLAMADYPEFKENVAVVETRDFWRDIEDSPSKQIYHWCRNAESYLLVGKSMANAMLDLLDSNKKFKPVVKHVATYNSDYLTPTPPMGWNSWNAFEKDIDEKKIMNMADIMVTSGMRDAGYEYLVIDDAWMAAERNEAGQLVADPVKFPGGMKAIGDYIHSKGLKYGIYECRGDLTCQNLPGSFEHEQTDMDSFASWGVDYIKLDACFAIKNGRLSSEDLDVYHQAIVHTRRPMVLSISDFGSGAWAWGGKNYGQLWRTSGDIYPTIRSVYNCANTSGGDGSIHPAFQGLWQFAGPDSWNDPDMLQVGNLKTTLEDKVHFSLWSILAAPIMAGNDLSKMTEETKKILLAAEVIAINQDARAHQGYKVFDKDSVEIYNKPLSDGTTAVLMLNKGSKKTDITVQFNTIGLQGKQKVRDVWLKNDLGEFDNSFTANGLGKHEHVLLKIGSKGATPVKGPAPIPEEAYTVTQAGITYLSDIYYMLKKGNAPVMDANFNGKPIKIKGRKYKKGLGAKSKSSTMYRLNGKAARFKAIVSLDKSSPKDATGQFKVMVEERFGGRVLFDSKKMKRGDKIEIDIDVKGLDFILLEFTGKKVFGNWGDAHVIAP